In one window of Oryza sativa Japonica Group chromosome 9, ASM3414082v1 DNA:
- the LOC107278825 gene encoding cell wall protein IFF6 — translation MGSSAMADLVAWGSATAVTTRTAACGWKDGSGAAGSGKARGCRSGNEELSGNQSGGLRLGNGSDDDVCGMRAEVAGGGEGGGCGSIDRELNGNGSGTVGLGGGRSDAGKGLGLEAVSEGPSPSASPSRADAAPNARDDNGDDN, via the exons ATGGGGAGCTCGGCGATGGCGGATCTGGTGGCTTGGGGCTCGGCGACAGCAGTGACGACGAGAACTGCGGCATGCGGGTGGAAGGACGGGAGCG GAGCGGCTGGCAGTGGGAAGGCCCGCGGGTGCAGATCCGGCAATGAGGAGCTCAGCGGCAACCAATCTGGCGGCTTGAGGCTCGGCAATGGCAGCGACGACGATGTCTGCGGCATGCGGGCGGAAGTGGCTGGCGGTGGGGAGGGTGGCGGGTGTGGATCCATTGATAGGGAGCTCAACGGCAATGGATCTGGCACCgtggggctcggtggcggcagATCTGACGCGGGGAAGGGCTTAGGCTTAGAGGCAGTGAGTGAGGgaccctccccctccgcctccccctcccgcgcGGATGCTGCCCCCAACGCGCGTGACGACAACGGCGATGACAATTAG